The genome window ggtggcacatgacttctgggtgaatcccgatcatatccgaatggttccaagcgaagacgtccagattattctttaagaatgcggtcagggtttcccttaggtccggccccaattgttccccaatttttagttctttagtggggtcggactcatccaccgagatggacagggtatccccagctgctccagtcttcacctgggtttccggcatccttgggtcgaggtcgatctcaacggtaacctctttgttgccaccctcttggggttgcgtacccaggatttcatgaacgggaaaccgtgttcggtttccgagttgataggttaccatagcactatcgaagtcacaaggtgcctcgcattcattttcttgctttttattttggggctgtTTTTGGCCATCCCCTTCAAAGTCACTGTCAGtagcatcttccacaatcccttcgaccagggtttcagctgtatcaatattcttggttgggagtgcatccgtggatgcaagcccttcatgcacggcatgcgaggTTTCTAGATAAGGATCTTCCCCCGGGTGTTGTacgataatcaccatgttgcaggttgctttcacaaactttattaaaacccttccctgagccttggtttcGGGTTCCTCTTCAATATCCACCTGCTTGTGACAGCTCTCTGGGATGTCTTCGTCCATTTGTTGGGCTTCTTTGCAGGCTTTTACTGCGGACCTCAGAGCCCTGCTATAACATTCCCGAGAGTCAGCTTGACATCCtcgtacacatcctaccccattgggggtcgggaacttcatggataggtggtatattgaggttacaatccgcatgtcccttaagattggcctgcccaggatcccgttataggagatgtcttcgttcactaccatgaactctgcaacctgagtgacagcccggggttccactccaagggtgatcgggagtcttacccttccaacgatctggacagcattccctgtgaaaccatacaactcattatagcaagccatcatatccttatccgccattttcattctttgatacgcattgtaggccaagatattgacagagcttccgttatcgacgagaagcctgtgtacattgacatttccgatcacggctgttaccaccagggcatcgctatgaggatggtgtaccgcgtgtgcatccccctcagtgaaggtaatgtccatagtctcccctttgaacattttgggaggcctttcagacaggtggcacacattggttaagggcggccctcgggcttcccgtacatatctcttcatagcactgcgtccctggcctcccacgaagggccctccgatgatcattcgtacactaccagcacgggtgttacggttggcttcctggttatttgtcctttcagctttcttttccttatatttcttagcctcttgggctacaaactccgtcaggtatcctgttctgataagatcctctatgtggtctttagGATGAATacattccgccgtgtcatgtccgttcaaatcgtggaaagcacaatatttcccctggtctttctttccagggggtccacttcgaaagggcttccggaagagtctcgccttgtctccgacctcaaaaatgtgatctatagaagccGTTAGTGGCGTGTATTCGTGGTACCTCGCTTCTCTTGCCTTTctcattgtcaaccttgacttgtcgaagccctgcgtgctggttgtgttcacggtGATGGGTGAGGTCTTGCCGTCTCGGCTCGAGGATTTTTCACCAGCAGACCttacgtagggattcctcttgtaggtgttcctcctatctgggctgtaagacctatccctcttgtttttccagctgctacggctttcagactttgactccttcttcaacttagccagggattcctcgatcactttatggggttcagctctagcaaagaagtccgctagggtttcaggctctcgcccttgcaactccttccaaaagtctgttccgggccttacccccgctatcaagaagttcttcagggtttcctttgaagtGGGTCTAACCCGGGGTACTtctgcgttgaagcgcttgaaatactctctcaatgtctcatgctccttttgcttaatattggCCAGAGTGTTTGCAGGCGGGGCGTAAGTGAcagaagccctgaattgtcccacaaactgTTCGCACATTtttctccaagagctgatggaatcagcgggaagcctcttgaaccagtgatgagcgtcatccctgagggttgcagccaacaagcggcattttgtgaggtccggaatctggtagacctccatctcagtatcgaaccggctaagatactccacgggatccgtggttccgttaaatcgcaggtcgcccacccccctgtagatacgaggtaggggtgactccctaaccttcttagtaaagggtgactttacggtaagctcggctttcgacttcttatcggccttcaccttctttagggcttctaacagttcttccatcttgcatttatcatccccatcatcaagtgcaacctcatagtcatcatccaggggctgatctttctttttgcttacttcattatcattgtgcgaccctgagctttcctcatcgtcatgaatggagataacctttgacggcctttggtttttatcctttgaccgagcttcagacacgggcttctcctgtcgctgactgggaggagccctatgttgcgagccttcaggtacatccccgttaggggccttgttgccaagcctgtgccgcaagtcttgctcggtcagtttcctcccaaggcggtcgaacacactagcagcctgtgagtgctctctatcatccatctcggggttagcttctttctcagggttgccaccttctttcctgccgccttctgcatcgaaatctagcttggtgggagtcaccttgctagcccttttcgaccttgctgacttccttttcaaggaggcaatcctcctactcatccttttcatttttgccttcatctcctcgcgggttaattctccgcttggaacatcactttcatcctgcgtagcgccctccggcgtcttggggttttcagtgttttcgggaatttctgacatctctcctctctaagatcagtaatcccctccttctagcgccaaaaagtgttgtgagaggaattgatacaacacccccagaaccgtattgcacaattatagggatatctgttacaactacgaaatgcacggctagctcttaggggctaccgttgacataaactaagaaaacaaatgagaaacaagtgtgtttaagggctgagcttgcaaagaaccaaacaacgagtccggaattatggaattccgtcctgcaattgcccggaaatatctatcacaaaggttacacgtgcctctctttagagtgtagaactcgtgaatatgattctcgtccctttgcaaggtgcctacataccctatatttatagggatcaagcccatgtagttctcgatttaggactctgaagagataagctcttatcccctctagtttaggataaaacagccttctttcagtagttatccagcggtatcccactctaagtaggtcacttgaagccttcatctttggtatatatccgaatatatgtgaattatctccccttgattgtaattatctccataataactgtatttatcccttaattcgtagataaataacaGCTGATATACTTCCAATTcatctccaattcgtcctcctagaaacaaggaagaagagtcctgcttggagtctgcctgccattctgcccaagcggcggaagccctgccagcggcatcccctagctgcagccccataactgcaagccaaGATGCActcagcggtaacccctagcagcggtaacccctaaagcgccttcaggtgcaaccccattctgatggcagccttcgtTATGCTTCCAGTGTAAGTCCATGTACCTTCTTGTGCGCattcaatgattcacccagctatggcgaagcccattatccttaatcaaatgattccaataagcccaagtgaagcccaaataatatgatgggctataaaataagcccagggagattttatggcacaacaggCAGCCTTACCTTTCAGATTTAAATAGTTTTATTCTCATATCTGTATTTGATAGGTATCTGTCAAGCGGAGTACTAATGATGTCGAGTGTAGTTGTAAGTTTTTTAACCGCTATGGATATTTGTGCTGTCATGCCTTTGCGGCACTGCAGCAATGTGGCATTCATACAATCCCACGTCAATTCATAAAAGCCAGGTGGACAAAAGATGCATTGAAAAATCATACCTCCATAGGCTCGCTTGAAACTCCATCAAATTGTGACAAGCCTGAGCGGACAAAAATCAAGCTTACCAGAGCATGGTTCGAGTTCGAGAGCTGTTTGGACTTGGTTGGCGACGATGAGGACAAGTTGGATATGGTGATGTTAATGTTGCGAGATATGGAATCAAAGTTGCAGAATGATTCTGAACAAGACGACGAACCAGGTCAGGCACACCGTGCTGATGCATTTATAGGTCCTTTACCCCTTAATGAGGAAGGCCTTCGGAATCCTAATATCAGCAAGAACAAAGGTTCTGGCTCGCGCATTAAAAGTACTCGAGAGATTTCTATTCAGTCTAAGGGACAACGTACATGCAGCATTTGTAATAAAACCGAAGGACACAATGCGCGAACGTGCCCCACTCTAAAGAAATAGGTAGAGCCAGTATGAGATGCTTCAGTATTTCAATTCATATTGTCACTTGAGTTGAGCAGTTGTTATTGTTATTTGAAGTTATATCCTTGCTGGTAATTTTCAGGGATTGACATTTATGAAGGATTTAACTCGCTGTGTTTTTGTTACATTCAATTTTTCATCAAACTTTGTTATTATATGTTCAGCTAATACCTTCACAAAGTACTCTGGCAGTGGTGTCTATTCTTTTTCAGTTTGTAGCTTATCAATCACAAAAGGAAGTACTTTTACGAGGTTCTGAAGTttgctaattatttattttgccAATGACAGAAGTAATGTATGATGTTTAAACTCAAAATCAATTGGCATTTGTTTTCATTTACAGCACTACTGCTCACATTTTGATATAGAAAAGCTCTCTGCTCTGTTTCTGTAAGTGCCCGGCCTATTACATTTGGATAAATGGTGCTTAGCACTCACACAGACTCTTTAAGTCTTTCTGGCTCTTGATTACAGAAAAAGCGGATTGTTTTTATTAAGATGCTTTGGTCCCATGGTGTTACTGGAACCATGTGTAAGACATTACAGGACATGAACTTAGAATACTATCACTACTATATCCTGTCCAAGTATTATATAAACAAGACATACTAGTTTCTGCGGCACATACTTAATACGATCCTGCACACCAAAATTAAACACAACTGCTGCAGCACCATTAAAAAAGACTTAGAGAAGATTTTGGCGATAATTATAACCCAAAACACAATGATtttcattaatataaataatatcatgCATTCCGCTGCCCATCAGTCATCCAAACAAGTGTTTCAATTCACCACACAAACTACTGAATCAAATAAACACAAAAATACTAAATTCGTGGAACAAATAACTAGAGCTCTTAAAAGCATTAATCTCCTAACAACTTCTTCTTCCTGTAGTTCACCATTTTCAGAAGCACCTGATGCCTTTTTTGGTTTTTGGACCACAGTAGTATTTGGTGCGCATATATTGCTCTTAGCTTCTGTAAAACACTCTTCTGATTGTCCTGCAATTAATTACATCAAAAATCAGCCCTCGTTCATGTACAACACAACTATACGAAAAGGGAGACGTATATAACTACATACTCTCTCATAACGCAGTCCCGTGCTCCAACCAGTTGTGCTTCCCATATAGCACTCTAAGTGTCTCATAACAAATACTCCGCAATCCACAGCATTATCCATCGTTTGCCAGCTCATTGTAACGATAATCGGCTCCAGCTTTTCTATTTCACGCTGCTTAGGTACTCGGTAGCATGCCAAAAACTGGCAGAAGCATTCATGCTGCAATGAACCATGTAAATAGGATTACCTCTTATCCAATTATCTACAGATATACTATTTATTTTACGCTTTATTTTATTAACAGCTAGCTTGCATGATTTGTGAAGCATAGatatatgcaaaaatatattatcgCAGAGTAGTACTTAACAATTAATTTATAACCAACTATAAATATGTGTGCAGCTTTTCCTaaaagttaagtgaccaattGACATACCAGGTTCCAAGGAAGATCGCCGTAGGTATCCTCCATAGACATCTCCTGGACCCGGTTGTCTATAATTTCCCACCGTGGCTTTTTTATGTTGTAACATACAATGTAGTGATGGCTTCCAGTATACACGGGGAAAAGAAACTGCAGGGAAGCATTTAGAGCAAATTGTTGGACCATATAGCAGAACTTACTTTTTATAAGCTATGACAAACCAATGAATTTACGGGATTATAAATTTACCATTTCGAACTCATTTATGTCAAGCACCCGGCTATGGATATCGTTCACCAGCTGCATGACTACCTCCATGTTATCATCAAATGCAGTATAACGATTAAGCCTTGCATCCACATCCTCTCGTGCAACCTTCATCATCATAGGTCCGTACTGCATACGTAGCAAACCAAAGAACATTACATTGTAATGTAACATCCAGTTACGTGGCAAACATATCGGACTTCTGCTATGCAAACTTACTGTTGTTTCACTGGTTAGGAAGATGCGAAGTGGGGATGATTCCGCTCTAAGTAACTCATTTTCATTGAGCATGTACGTCCACGTGTCAATCACAGTAGACTCCACTTGTCCGTTTTCCTGAAGCGATTGAAAATGTGCTTTCGTACATTCCCTGCCCTTCCACTCAAATATGAAATCCCTGCAATAGAGCAACACGTAATCAACCACATAATAATGTACAGGTATGACAATGCAGAACGTTACTAAATTGAAGGAGAAACTCACCCCGGATTTGTGCTATCATTACACAACCACTCCCAAACATCCCTCTCTTCTGCTGTCAGGTTGTGCCGGTTGATATCGGTTATTCTTGTCACATACGGTGATCTGCAAATAGCTGTGGGCATGATGTCCCTTCGCGGTCTCACCTTCACAGGCGGATGCATGATTCTAGTCTCCCTTTGTTCACTTGTTTGTTTACCAGAGTGCTGCACTGCTGGTGGAGTGACAACACAAGTATCCATGGCTTCTCCCAAATTATGAGGGGACATTTGAGATAAGCCAAGCGAGAAACTTGGAATACCGCAATTAGCCTCTGAATCCAGTGTGGTAGTACGCCCCTGGTGTGCACATGTCTTTGACAGGCTTTTTGTGACAGGGCTTGTCTCAGCAAACAGTTTGAAAAATTGGGGATACCGGGTTCTCAATTCAGCAAGCTTTTCATTTTCTGGATATAAAGCCATACTCTCGATGAAATTCGTCACGCATTTATTATAGTTGGCCTCTAGTTCCAGCATATTTGCTTCGAATCTCTTCATATATGGCTGACAGAAAGAAGGTTTACCATTTTTAGTGTGCGAGGAATATAACATAACAAACCACTCATACAGTAAGCTTTAGAGTACCTCTTCCTCGAAATGCTTCTCGATTTCAATATCCACACGTGCTTGTGTGCTTTGTTCCCCGGTCAGACTATCTTGTCTTCCATGATCCGCTCCATACACAATCTAAATCCAACATAAAAGTATCCTAATTATTGATCATATCAGCACTACTGTGCAGCACATATATTTCGACGTATCAAACTTCCGATGACACTATTGTCGTCCCACATTTAGACTTTAAAACCATCTTCTAGATTCAtaccttaatttttttaacaccaTGTCCTGCAGTCCCCATTGCTGTTGCGTTGCCCGTTGCCTCGTCCCTCATTATGCCCTATTTAAAAGTCATAATCAAGATTCATTAATCATGAGATATCCTATTTAAAAAGTCATAACTAATATCATTTTCtgagatttttaaaatagtttCACGTTTATTACAGGACTAATTAACTAACCAGTAACAGGTTTAATTAGAATGCACTTTATAGTCTACCAGTTCTATGAGTGAAGTACATAAACATGTCCCGAGAATATGCTTCAGCTGACTCTGTAAGCGTCAAACATTTAGGCTTATAAACTAACATCCTAATTTATACCTTGTTTTTTTTATACCCATTTCCTGCAGTCTCCCTTGCCGAAAGGTGGACAGCAGTCTCATCCCTCACTATCTGCTGCAAATATTCACCCATATAAACAAGTCTCAGAACACTACACTAGTCACTTAcattttttacaatcacaaTCAAGTTCTATTACTCAGGAGATATCCTTTTAATAAATTCATATCTAATAGTTTAACATTTCTCACAGTACTAGTTAGATCAGCAATTACAGGCTTCATTATAATGCAAATAAGAGTATAACATTTTTCAAAGTGCAGTACATGGGCGTCCCACATTTAGACATACAGAGATAACTCCATGATTTATACCTTGCTTTTCTCCACAACAGGTCCTGCACTCTCCCTTGCTGTAGGGATGGCCGCTGTCTCAGTCATCATTATCTCCTGCCAATATATACAAGTCTTAGAAAA of Daucus carota subsp. sativus chromosome 3, DH1 v3.0, whole genome shotgun sequence contains these proteins:
- the LOC108212415 gene encoding protein FAR1-RELATED SEQUENCE 6-like, which produces MHSAVSVKRSTNDVECSCKFFNRYGYLCCHAFAALQQCGIHTIPRQFIKARWTKDALKNHTSIGSLETPSNCDKPERTKIKLTRAWFEFESCLDLVGDDEDKLDMVMLMLRDMESKLQNDSEQDDEPGQAHRADAFIGPLPLNEEGLRNPNISKNKGSGSRIKSTREISIQSKGQRTCSICNKTEGHNARTCPTLKK